AGCTACAACCCCATCGGACTTGTCGGCGCGGTGACCGACCCGCTCGGCAACAGCACCCGCTACCTGTGGAGCCCCGAGGGTCGTCTCAGCGCCGTGCACGACGCCATGGGGCGCGCCCAGCACTATCGCTACGACAACGCCCGACGATTGATCGAAGTGCAGCACGGACCGGGACAGAGCACCTGCTACGAATACGACGCCGAGGATCGCATCAGTGCCGTCACCGCGCCCGACGGCGGCCGCACCCAGTATCGCTACAACCCGCAAGGGCTGGTGGCGGAGATCGTCGACGCCGAAGGGCGCAGCACGCGCTACGAATACGATGGCCTGAGCCAGGTAAAAGCGCGCACCAATCCCGACGGCAGCCGCCTGCAATACCACTACGATGGCGAGCGCAACCTGGTTGGCCTCACCAATGAGAAGGGCGAGCGCTACACGCTCAAATACGACCGCGCAGAACGCCTGATCGAGGAGATCGGCTTCGACGGCCGTATTACCCGCTACGCCTACAATCACGCCGGTCACCTGATCAGCAGCCGTGCAGTTACCGATCCGGACAGCGGCAAGGGCATCGACACTGCTTTCGAGCGCGACGGGTTCGGACGGCTGCTGGAAGAAGTCACCCCGGACGGCGCCACCCAGTTTCGCTACAACCGCAGCGGCCAGCTGGTGGAAGCGGAGAACGCGCAGCGCAAACTGCGCTGGGAATACGACGCCTGCGGTCGCGTTACCGCCGACTGGCAGGGGCAGGCGAAAATCCAGCACCGCTATGACGCTGCCGGCAATCGCACCGCCAGCACGCTGCCGGATGGCGAAGTGCTGAGCTTCGCCTACAACCCCGCCGGGCAGTTCGAAAGCCTGCACCGCCGCCCGGTCGATGCGCCGAGTGACCAGTTGCTGGCGATGATCGGCCGCGATGATCTCGGCCGCGAGATCCGCCGCCAGCACGGCAACGGCCTGGTCGGCGAACGCGACTACGACCCCCAGGGCCGCCTGCACAAGATGCGCCTGGGCAAATCCGCCGGCCCGGTCGCCGATCCCGTTCAAAAGCCATTGCACGAGCGCGGTTACCACTACACCCGCGTCGGCCAGCTGGCACAGATCGACGACAGCCTGCGTGGCACGCGCAAATACCACTACGACGCCCTCGACCGGCTGACCAAAGTGGACGGCCCCGATCCCGAGCATTTTGTGCACGACCCGGCCCACAATATCCTCGCCGCCGCCGGCAGTGCGGAAGAGGCTCAGCAGCAGGCCGACGCGACAAAGATAGCCGGTAACCGCCTGGCGTTCCGCGGCGATACCCACTACCGCTACGATATCCACGGCAACCGCATCGCCACCCTGCGCGGTAAAAACCAGAAACTCCAGACCCACTACCACTACAACAGCCGCCAGCAGCTGGTGCGCGTCGAACAGTTAAGAGTGGAAGAGGGCGGTGAAGCCCAGCTGCAGCGTGAAACCGCTTACCACTATGACCCGCTGGGACGCCGCATCGCCAAGCTGGACGACGACAGGCGAGTGGACTTCCTCTGGGATGGCGACGTCCTGCTGCGGGAACACACCCGCGACGCCGACACCGGCCAGGACCTGAAAGCGCGCACCTACTACTTCGAGCCCGGCACTTTCAAGCCGCTGGCGCTGAGTGAGGGTGGCGAGGTTTATTACTACCACCTGGATCATCTGGGGACGCCGGATGCGTTGACGAACGGTGCGGGGGATCTGGTCTGGAGTGTCAGCTACAGGACCTATGGCAATGTGGCGCTTGCGCACTGCGAGGAGATTGAGCAGCCGATCCGCTTTCAGGGGCAGTATTTTGATGGGGAGACCGGGCTGCATTACAATTTTTTCCGGTATTATGATCCGGTAATTGGGGGGTTTATTTCGCAAGACCCTGTAGGGCTTGCGGGGGGAATAAATAATTACTTTTATGTGGAAAATCCGGTTGAATGGGTTGACCCATATGGGCTAACAGCAGAAAAGGAGGCTGGGTCTCGGCAGTCTGATGCAGTAACTTCAGTTGCCAAGCAACGACAGCAGACAGCATTCAATTTTTATAAGGCTCAAGGCTTTCCTGAAGATGATATACCATCCCACTTGACAGGCATTGATTTCAGTAAACCGGTGGAGGTGACCAAGATCGAGGAAGGTACTATTGTATATCAATACCAGTCTCCAGGAGCTCCTCAAGGAAACTATTATTCAATTGATCCGAATGTCCAGCCTTCAGAGCTTGGGATTAGCCCGATGGGTACAAATCGAGCAATGAAAAGGGTGGAGCCAAAAATAAAAAGTTTATATGTTGTTACTGAAGATACTCCAGCGCTAAAAAGTACAGCAAAAGCCGTTGATGATTTTTGGTCTGTTAAAGGTGAAGTATATCCTGCAAAAGGTGGTGCCACCCAAATGTTTACTTCTAATAAAAGTTCGTTTGCGAAGCTTGGGGATTAAAGTTGGATAATATTAAAATTGTGAACGATGCGATAACTTTGACGGAGAGCCGGCTGAGAGATATTCCCGATTTCGGGATATACAAAAGTGTCCTTCGTCAGCTAAGTTACTTATTGTTGGTGTTGGAAGGTGGAGATGATAATGGGATGCTTGATAAGGTTATTGTTGGGCACTACGCAGTGCATGAATTTGAGGAAAGTGATCCTGAGCTTGCATCCCTATTGAAGAAATGTCAGAACATAGCGTTTAAGTTAAATCAAAGTGGTTGTTAGCGAGACATATTCATATTTGTTGGTTCAAGATGGCGAAGATTGGTACTTGACATTCTTCGCCGGCGGGCCGGTTGAAATAGATGTGTGTGTACTACTAACGAAAGAAGAGGTTTTAAGGGTTTCTGGGGATCAAAGTGAGGCTGCCCGTTTGGCCCAGGAGTTTCAGCAGGATAGATCTTTATTTGACGGGCGGAGAGTAATCCCCTCTGTAGTTTCGGGCAGAGGTGAAAGATCATCATAGTGATACTCAATGGGCCGTAGGTAATAGGTTGGGTGCAGAGATAGGCCATACCTGGCATCACAGTAGGCTAGAGGGTTGTAAATTAAATTGTGTAACTGCTCATGCACCGCACTCTGTACCGGAGGAGAGTTTATTCGAAATTCTGTGTCAGCGCTTGGCTTTATAGATTGATGTATTTCACCTGCTGCTCCAGAAGATCGTTTGCTGATCTTGATAATACTTTTCTTGTTCCGATTTATTTGACGCGGTTTCAAGTAATAACTGCAATTTCTTCATGCAGCGAGCAAATCGTCCCGCCGCCCCATAAATAGCTCATTTGGCGATCGTCCACCCCTGGTCGCTCTTGGTCTGCTGTTCAGGCGGTCCATGACAAACTGAACCTGCTCATCCGATACCGTACTGAAGTCCGTTCCCTTCGGGAAATATTGCCGAATAAGACCATTGGTATTTTCATTGATTCCACGCTCCCATGATGCATAGGGATGGGCAAAGTAAATATCCGCCTCCAGTCCTTTCGCGATCTCTTCATGACCGGCAAACTCAAGGCCATTGTCGAACGTGATTGTTTTGACTTTCTCCTTAAGGTGTACCATATGCGCAACCGCTGCAGCGGCGAGCAAGTCGGCTCTCTTGCCCGTCAGCAACACAATGACCGTATACAGCGATTTGCGCTCTACCAGGGTCAATAGCGCACCTTTGCGGCCTTTGCCGATGACTGTATCGCCTTCCCAGTCGCCAATTCGGTTACCCAGGTCAACAACCTCAGGGCGTTCATCAATACTCACTCTGTTCTTGATCTTGCCGCGTTGATCGTTGCTGCCGTAACGCTTGCGGTAGGGCTTTGACGCTACTCGCAGATGCGTATACAAATCGCCGCCATGAGCCTTGTCGGCATAGATCAGCTGATAAATTGTCTCATGATGTAAGGAAATACCCGTACACCGTTTCAGATAATCTGCTACCTGCTGCGGGCTTAACTCCTGCCGGAGCAGCGTTTCAATCTGATCACGTACCTCGTCCGTCACCTTCCGAGCCTTGTGGGCCCCATACCGTCTAACATTCGACAGCTTTTGAGCTTGCCCGG
This region of Microbulbifer sp. SAOS-129_SWC genomic DNA includes:
- a CDS encoding immunity protein Tsi6 family protein, yielding MDNIKIVNDAITLTESRLRDIPDFGIYKSVLRQLSYLLLVLEGGDDNGMLDKVIVGHYAVHEFEESDPELASLLKKCQNIAFKLNQSGC
- a CDS encoding polymorphic toxin type 46 domain-containing protein, with the translated sequence MQIYVENRRGVRYRVTRGWISTPEAFENITASQLLSSFDESALDRIYDQFFAIDKRSVDLGSPLDGIHFTTLDPLTGAPGHFSERHREIFIAVARHRLSIEAAPFHEGELDDRQSLLRSRIRMGLQKIIAEERAEAARIEAAQQKRNVLEKVGAYAERGASGIGNAAWGLAVWVKDIAEVAALINPVRQSTEVLLGAALHDRSPQQSTLVYLGKVKKEVVDVLGFDPSKITVEQLELAFEVAHLICDDAALRSDIARFAKDYVKAQHSLEITEFAGGGVFEIVLTIVLAAITGGAGAAAVLAKNGRLLTRFRGIGELMVDFAKYQKSRRALAKKRGARIDGTSFDKLKSEEVAAPKAAEPLASKPAAKSAGAGGKAGDGKSGDEKPGADTKAAKSSEPDRSGGETGTNQNGDASQCNATACEGGEPINLKTGEERLTLVDAVLDGPLPLTVARTYRSSNPKDFGLGHGWTHTLGERLEWQGVGKPLRFHDAEGRVISLPAPGGSGTSHNVVEQLSLTRVADDHWIIAPYGAPSGVQKHFKRADPADSDLSLAEIRDGYDNSYRFHYVQGQLICVESSLGEALHIAPADGRIGTLKKETRDGHISELASYEYDDAGDLVCATDAEGCSEHYRYHQHVIAQRTLKSGYSFHFEWDAEGPAARCVRQWGDPIDGQPTYSYQFEWDDDRNGVTVTDTRGGQERYRFNERALPIYHRDPEGGETLYTYNALGQVTEVQLPSENGMARREVYAYDRFGRLVKKTDVAGGEHRIEYNSAGLPEKITDPSGRSWQRRYNASGQVTATVDPLGNSTQYSYNPIGLVGAVTDPLGNSTRYLWSPEGRLSAVHDAMGRAQHYRYDNARRLIEVQHGPGQSTCYEYDAEDRISAVTAPDGGRTQYRYNPQGLVAEIVDAEGRSTRYEYDGLSQVKARTNPDGSRLQYHYDGERNLVGLTNEKGERYTLKYDRAERLIEEIGFDGRITRYAYNHAGHLISSRAVTDPDSGKGIDTAFERDGFGRLLEEVTPDGATQFRYNRSGQLVEAENAQRKLRWEYDACGRVTADWQGQAKIQHRYDAAGNRTASTLPDGEVLSFAYNPAGQFESLHRRPVDAPSDQLLAMIGRDDLGREIRRQHGNGLVGERDYDPQGRLHKMRLGKSAGPVADPVQKPLHERGYHYTRVGQLAQIDDSLRGTRKYHYDALDRLTKVDGPDPEHFVHDPAHNILAAAGSAEEAQQQADATKIAGNRLAFRGDTHYRYDIHGNRIATLRGKNQKLQTHYHYNSRQQLVRVEQLRVEEGGEAQLQRETAYHYDPLGRRIAKLDDDRRVDFLWDGDVLLREHTRDADTGQDLKARTYYFEPGTFKPLALSEGGEVYYYHLDHLGTPDALTNGAGDLVWSVSYRTYGNVALAHCEEIEQPIRFQGQYFDGETGLHYNFFRYYDPVIGGFISQDPVGLAGGINNYFYVENPVEWVDPYGLTAEKEAGSRQSDAVTSVAKQRQQTAFNFYKAQGFPEDDIPSHLTGIDFSKPVEVTKIEEGTIVYQYQSPGAPQGNYYSIDPNVQPSELGISPMGTNRAMKRVEPKIKSLYVVTEDTPALKSTAKAVDDFWSVKGEVYPAKGGATQMFTSNKSSFAKLGD
- a CDS encoding IS30 family transposase, whose translation is MSYNQLTENERYQIYSLKKAGHSQIEIAELLERHPSTICRELRRNKGLRGYRPGQAQKLSNVRRYGAHKARKVTDEVRDQIETLLRQELSPQQVADYLKRCTGISLHHETIYQLIYADKAHGGDLYTHLRVASKPYRKRYGSNDQRGKIKNRVSIDERPEVVDLGNRIGDWEGDTVIGKGRKGALLTLVERKSLYTVIVLLTGKRADLLAAAAVAHMVHLKEKVKTITFDNGLEFAGHEEIAKGLEADIYFAHPYASWERGINENTNGLIRQYFPKGTDFSTVSDEQVQFVMDRLNSRPRATRGGRSPNELFMGRRDDLLAA